In Macaca thibetana thibetana isolate TM-01 chromosome 8, ASM2454274v1, whole genome shotgun sequence, one DNA window encodes the following:
- the LOC126961807 gene encoding NADH dehydrogenase [ubiquinone] 1 alpha subcomplex assembly factor 4 has product MGALVIRGIRNFNVENRAEREISKIKPSLAPRHPSTSNLLQEQISHYPEIKGEIARKDDKLLSFLKDVYVDSKDPVSSLQVKAAETCQEPKEFRLPKGHQFDMINMKSIPKGKISVVEALTLLNNHKLYPETWTAEKIVQEYQLEKKDVNSLLKYFVTFEVKIFTPEDKKAIQSK; this is encoded by the coding sequence ATGGGGGCCCTAGTGATTCGCGGTATCAGAAATTTCAACGTAGAGAACCGAGCGGAAAGGGAAATCAGCAAGATAAAGCCCTCTCTCGCTCCCAGGCACCCCTCTACCAGCAACCTCCTGCAAGAGCAGATTAGTCACTATCCAGAAATCAAGGGAGAGATTGCTCGTAAAGATGACAAGCTGCTGTCATTTCTAAAAGATGTGTATGTTGATTCCAAAGATCCTGTGTCTTCCTTGCAGGTAAAAGCTGCTGAAACATGTCAAGAGCCAAAGGAATTCAGATTGCCGAAAGGCCATCAGTTTGATATGATAAATATGAAGAGCATTCCCAAAGGCAAAATTTCCGTTGTAGAAGCATTGACACTTCTCAATAATCATAAACTTTATCCAGAAACCTGGACTGCTGAGAAAATAGTGCAAGAATACCAGTTAGAAAAGAAAGATGTGAATTCTCTTCTTAAGTATTTTGTTACTTTTGAAGTCAAAATCTTCACTCCTGAAGACAAGAAGGCAATAcaatcaaaatga